In the Sulfobacillus thermosulfidooxidans DSM 9293 genome, AAACCGTTGTTAGAGTATACTCCGGCGATTGTGAAGGGATATACTCAAATGTCGGTAATCCAAGACGTGCCGATTTTCAAGGTCAATGGCCAATGGTGGCCTCACAATGATAATCACCTGTACCGAGGTTATCTGGACTTACGTGATGCACTCGCCATTTCTGATAATGACGTTGCTGTCCATTTACTTCATGATATCGGTCTCACTTATGGCTATGATTTTGCCAAGTACAAATTTGGATTACCCTTGACCCAAGCGGATCTCCATGCGGGGCTGGGTATCGCCATAGGCGGACTCAAGGAAGGGTTTAATGTTTACGAAATGACCCAAGCCTATGCGACATTTCCCAACAACGGCGTGCGCATGAAACCTATTTGGGTCACAAAAGTCGTCAACGCCGATGGAGCCGTTGTCTATCAAGATACGCCCCATGGCACGGTAGAGTTTAGTCCCCAAGTGGCTTATATCATGGATAAAATGATGGAACGGGTTTTAGATCCCAATCCTATCCCCTCCATCGGTCCCGGTTCCCTTGCTACAGGATATGATTTAGGCATTGGACGACCGGCAGCAGGAAAAACCGGTACCAATAACGGAGAAGCGGATGCCTGGTTCATGGGTTACACGCCACAACTCGTCGTAGGCGTCTGGGAAGGGAATCGCAAAGGAGAATACCCTCAACCATCAACTCCCAATGGTCCCGCTTATGGCGACGTGGCAGCAGGTCCCATTTGGAAAACGATTATGGAGCAAGTCAATCAGGCTGAGCACATACCTGTTGAACATTTTCCCCGTCCCAGTGGGATGGTGTATGTGCCCGATGTAAGTATCACGTCAGGAAAAATAGCCAGTCAATATGCTCCCAGTTCGGATGTTCAAGGCGCCTGGTTTATTCAAGGCACGCAACCCACGTCGATTGGCAATACCCACTACCCAGTTAAGGTCGTGGCAAACCACCCCAATGAGTTATGGCAGCAGGGTTGTGGTCCCTACGTGACCTCAGTATTTCTCCGCCGAGAATCTGATTGGCATCCCGGTGTACCAATTCCTTGGGATGCAAAGTATTGGGCTCCCACAAAAATGTGCACGCCCAATCAACAACCGTCTCCCTCTCCATCGTCTAGCCCGAGTTCGTCAACATCGCCATCGGGCCAGTCCACATCCTCCTCGCCTTCGGCAACCATTCCTTCGCCACCGCCAAAAACGACTCCGTCGAGTACCCCTTCTGCCCTTGCAGGTGACGTGAATAAACCGAGTCGTCCTTCTTCTAATCAACCAGGTCCCGGACATTAACCGAAACAAGACGACGGCGGAGCCTTGCGCTACGCCGTCTTGTTTTCTCACATTATCGTAAAGACCATTAATCGGGTGAAGAAGCCGAAGGATGCGGAGAAGGTGAAGCCTTTTCGGCTTCCTCCATTAAATGTTTTAACGCCAAACGAGCACTTTGCTGTTCCGCTTCCTTTTTGCTGTGGCCGATAGCCCGACCTATGGGAATACCTCCCACGGACACCTCGACTTCAAAACTCTTGGCATGGTCAGGACCATAAGATCCCACGACTTCGTAGGTAGCTTCCTCGCCACGACGACGAAGCCATTCATTGAGAGCCGTTTTATGATCTCGTCCTGTTTCCCGTTGCTCCACGCTAGTCAGGGCAAAGCTCAGAACCTCCTGAATGAACTGTCGAGCTTGTTCCAAGCCGCTATCCAGATAGATCGCACCGATAATGGCCTCCATAGCATCCGCAAGCAGGGAATGCTTAGCGCGACCCCCACTGCGTTCTTCTCCACGCCCTAGCCGCAACAATTCACCAACATGCAGATTTGTTGCGGCTTCAGCTAAAGTCGCCTCACACACGATGGCCGCTCGCCCTTGGCTCAGCTGTCCTTCTGTCCAGTGGCTATTGTGATGATATAGCCACTCGGTGACGACCAGTTGCAAAACCGAGTCTCCAAGAAACTCTAGTCGCTCATTATGCGTCTCTTTACGAAATCCTTCATTAGCATAAGACGAATGCGTCAGGGCTTGTTTTAGAAGATTCTGATCTTTTACCCACTGACTTAAATAATTGCTGTTCATGGAATATACTCCCGAGCAATAAGTGACGCATTTTGACCGCCAAAACCAAAGGCATTGGACATCACGACATGAATATCGCGCGATTGAGGCCGGTTTGGCACATAGTTCAAATCGCAATCGGGGCTGGCATGTTCTAAATTGACCGTTGGCGGCACAGTTTGGTATTGCAAAGCTAGGATTGACGCAATCATCTCAACTGCCCCGGCAGCTCCCAATAGGTGACCTGTTGATGATTTGGTGGACGACACCGCTAATTGATAGGCGTGGTCACCAAAGACATCTTTGATGGCTAAGGTTTCAGCCAGATCGCCCTTCATTGTAGAGGTCCCATGCGCATTAATATAATCCACTTCTTCCGGTTTTATCCCGGCATCATGAATTGCGCGGCGCATCGCTTGCGCCGCACCACGGCCTTCCGGATGCGGTTCGACCACATGATAGGCATCCGCTGACCGTCCATAGCCGATGAGCTCGGCATATATGCGGGCTCCACGATTTTTAGCATGCGTCAGGGATTCCAGTACTAAAAATCCGGCCCCCTCACCCATGACAAATCCGTCCCGTTCCTGATCAAAGGGGCGCGAGGCATGTTCCGGGTCGTCGTTACGAGTCGACATCGCTTTCATGGCACAGAATCCCGCAAAGGAAATCGGCAGTAGTACCGCCTCCGTTCCTCCCGCCAGCATGACATCTGCTTCACCAAATTGAATGGCTCGCATGGCATCGCCTAAAGCGCTGCCTGATGACGCGCAGGCCGTAACCAATGTGACATTAGGTCCCTGCAGATTAAATCGCATAGCGACCTGACCACCCGCAATATTGCCGATCATTTTCGGAATGAAAAATGGATTCACACGCCCTGGCCCTCGTGATAACAGGGTTTCGTGTTGGTCGGTTAATGTTTCCATTCCTCCGATACCTGTCCCGACCGAAACTCCTGCCCGATCGGGATCCAGATCCGATAATCCCGCATCGTCATACGCGTCTTGTGCAGCTCCTATGGCTAGCTGCACAAATCGATCCATATGCCGTATTTCTTTTTTTTCGAGATACTTAAGAGGATCAAAATCGTGCACCTCAGCCGCAATTCGGGTCGAGAAAGGTGAGGCATCAAATCGGGTTACGGGTCCGACAGCACTTCGTCCACTGGTCAGACCTGCCCAAAAGTTCTCGAGGCCTGATCCAACTGGGGAAATCACTCCCATTCCCGTAACCACTACGCGTTCGCGCTGCATTCGTTACTCCCTCCCCCAGTCACCGGGAATCCGCTCCCCTAGACTAGGGCCGTAAATTAGGCGTTTTCCCGAATATATTCCACTGCATCGTTGACAGTGCTGATTTTTTCTGCTTCATCATCAGGAATCTCAAGACCAAATTCTTCTTCCAGAGCCATAATCAATTCCACAATGTCTAACGAGTCTGCCCCTAAATCATCAATAAATGAGGCTTCTGGAGTGACCTCTTCCTCATCCACACCCAGTTGATCCACAATAATTTCTTTCACTTTGTCGAAAACCTGTTCTTTGTTTGCCACTTTCTAGACACCTCCAAAATTAGTCCATTACAAGGCCGCCGTCTACAACTAGCGTCTGACCCGTAATGTAATCAGCCTGAACAAGAAACCATACGGCATCGGCAACGTCTTCCGGTCGCCCCGCACGTCCCAGTGGCACTTGCCGTACCAATTGATCATACGCATCCTGGTTCATGTGTTGAGACATTTCTGTATCAATAATCCCGGGAGCGACAACATTGGCCGTAATCTGCCGAGATGCCACTTCACGTGCTACAGAACGCATAAATCCTATAACTCCGGCTTTTGCCGCTGCGTAATTGGCTTGGCCCGCATTGCCCAAAATTCCTGCGATTGAGGAAATCGTTACAATGCGTCCAAATTTGTGCTTGAGCATAGGACGCAACGCTGCGCGGGTACACGCGAAGACTCCGGTAAGGTTGGTTGCGATAACCTGTTCCCAATCATCAGTACGCATGCGCAGCAATAACGTGTCCCGAGTAATCCCTGCATTATTCACCAATATATCCAAGCGACCCCAATCTTCAATCACCGAATTGACAAGAGACTGTGCTTCGTCAACATTCGAAATATCAGCGGGGTAGAGCGCACATTGCCCGCCATGCGACCGGATGATCTCTTGGGTCTCTTGTGCAGCGGCATCATTACCCCGGTAATTGACCGCTACCGTAATACCTTGTTGGGCTAATTTTAGAGCGATGGCGCGACCTATGCCCCTGGAGGCACCCGTCACCAACGCCGTTCTTTGTTCCCAAGGCACCCGCAAATCCTCTCCCTATCGGTCATATGGCTTCCAGGCGATAATTCTTAGCTATTATAGCCTGGGGCCTGGACGAGTTCAAGAGCTTTGTCTAAGCTCGCCTCATCTTCTACATTAAAGACTTTTTGTTTGCGATCAATCTTTTTCAACAAACTTGTTAAACTGCGACCGGGTCCGAACTCAATGAATCCTAAAACATCAAGAGCCATCGCCCGTTCAACACACTGCTGAAACAAAACAGGATGAGAGACTTGATTGATCAAACGCGGTATGATGTCCTGTGCATCATAACATAATGTTGCGTCCACATTGGCCAATACGGGAAACTGGGCCCTTTGAATATCGATATCGGCCAAGGCTTTAGATACCACCGCGCCAGCGGGTGTGAGCAAGCGGGAATGAAAGGGCGCTGACACCGACAGACGTACCACCCGTGCTCCCCGCGCGCGAGCCGCGGTTTCAACGTGATCTAGACCTGTGATTAGGCCCGAAACGACTATTTGACCCGGTGCGTTATAATTAGCGGGTTGCACCCACCCCACCTGCGAGGCTTCATGGCACAGAGCTTCTACCTCTTCACTTTTTAGGCCCAATATTGCCGACATCCCGCCCAAACCTTTAGGCACAGCTTCTTGCATAGCTCGGCCTCGGATTCGCGTCAGCCGCACGGCATCGCGGAGGGTAAATGTTCCCGCGGCAACATAAGCTGAATACTCCCCTAACGATAACCCAAAGCCTACACTTATCGGCAATTGGGGTTGTCGAGCCCGAAATACTGTCCATGCTGCCACACTCACCACTAAAATCGCCGGCTGTTGCACTTCCGTATCCCGCAGTCGTTCTTCTGGCCCTTCAAAAATCAGTTGAGATAATTTGTATCCTAATGCGTCATCTGCCTCATAAAAGACGTCCCGAGCTTCTTGGTATTGTTGAAAGAGGTTGAGGCCCATACCGACATATTGGGCTCCTTGACCCGGGAACATAACGGCCCATCCTGACACATAGTTTCCTCCTCTTTAGCATTGATGATCGAGATTACCGTCCCCAGCGAATGACATTAGAGCCCCATGTCAATCCCGCGCCAAAGGCACAGAGAACGACGACATCGCCATCATGAACCCGTCCCTCAAGGCGCGCTTCTTGCAATGCCAAGGGAATGGTGGCAACAGACGTATTGCCATAGCGATCGATATTGACCACAACCCGTTCGGGATCGAGTTCAAAACGCCGTACGGCTGCATCGATAATGCGCAAATTGGCTTGATGAGGCACCAATAAATCCATGTCTTCGACACCTAAGCCAGCACGCTTGAGCCCTTCTTCAACCGCTTCAGGCATCGCTTTAACGGCGAACCGGAAGGTTTCATTCCCATTCATTTTTAAATAATGCTGGCGTGCTTCCACCGTCTCGTGGCTAGCTGGCATCAAGGATCCACCGGCTGGCTGAATGAGCAAATCTCCTCCCCGTCCATCCGCTTGCAGATAGGATCCTAAGATGCCATATTCCGTATCATCTTTGGCTTGTAAAACAAACGCTCCGGCCGCATCACCGAATAATACCGCTGTGGTACGGTCTTGGTAATCTGTAATGCTCGTAAGTTTATCGGCTCCAATCACCAAAATATTGCGGTAAGCACCGCTTTGAATGAGCGCGGAAGCTAATTCCATGCCGTATATTAATCCCGTACATCCGGCTTGAATATCGATACCCGGTATTGGCTTATCCGTCAGTTGATGTTGAACACGGGCTGCCGTCGAAGGGAAAATGGTATCGGGTGTGTTCGTCGCGCACACAATAAAATCCAAGTCTTCCGCTGTAATCTTCGCGTCAGCTAAAGCCCGGCGCGTCGCTTCACTTGCCATCGTTGATGTGGTTTCATCATCCCGTGCAATATGACGTTCCCGTATTCCGGTTCGGGTCACGATCCATTCATCAGAGGTATCCACCATTTGTTCTAAGTCGTGGTTCGTAAGAACCTTTTCGGGGACATAAGTCCCTAATCCTGCCACAACGGCGCGTCTAGTCATTGATGTGCTTCTTCCTCCCTTACCCGTTCTCGGAGCCGAGTTTGGGTATTCTTTTGGCAATAATTGTAAGCCACTTGGATGGCGCTGTAAAAAGCTTTTTCCTGGCTGGCTCCGTGCACTTTATAGACAATCTGGTCAAGTCCTAACAGTGGTGCCCCACCGTACTCCTGATAATCCATGCGGCGTTTTAAATCCATCAACCCATCTTTCAACAGATAAGCCGCCATTTTGGTTTTAAAATTCTTCATCAGCAACTTTTTAAACTCCCCCATCAAATCACGGGCTAAACCTTCAGTGAGTTTGAGAGCAATGTTACCGCTGAATCCATCAGAAACCACAATGTCGGCGCGACCTTGCATAAGCTCGCGGGACTCAATGTTACCCACAAAATTCAGACCGGATTTTTGCAGCCGTTCATATGTTTCCCGAATCAATGGAGTCCCTTTTCGCGGTTCTTCCCCAACATTTAATAAGCCAACTCGGGGATTCTCAATTCCATAAACTTCTTGGCAATAATAAGCCCCCATGATTCCATATTGAACCAGCTGAGACGGTTTGGGATCTAAATTGGCACCCACATCCAATAACAGCAATCCCCATCCATTCATGACCGGCAAGAGAGCGGACAGGGCCGGCCGTTCAATACCCGTCATGCGCCCTAGAATAAACAGTCCCGCCGTCATCAAGGCACCTGTGTTGCCAGCCGATATGACAGCAGCCGCCTTTCCCGTTTTAACCAATTTCATGGCTTGGACCATCGACGAATCGGGCTTTCGCCGCACCGCTTGGACCGGTGCCTCACCCATGCCAATAACATCGGGAGCATGATGAATATGTAAGCGGGTATGGCGCGGACTGTCTTGAATCAAGGGCATAATTCGGTCATGATCGCCCACTAAAATGATTTCTAGATCTGCAATCTTCTCGATGGCTTGTAAGGCTCCATTAACTGGAGCAGATGGTGCGTTATCTCCGCCCATTGCGTCGACCGCGATTTTCACGACAGGGCTCCCTCCTTGCGATCTCTTTCTGCGTGTCTGTGACCGTCAAAAGGGTCGGTCAACACAACAAACTTTCCGCGAAACACTGTGATCTCGCCGACACGACTAATCACTAGAACAACCCACCGATTACCGCGGCGGCGAATCACTTCCGCACCGGCCACAATCTGTTGCCCTGCCTCAACAACATGCTTAAATTTCGCATTCGCAAGGCCTGTCACAGCACTATCGCCGTCAACCACCGCTAAGGCCAAAGAATCTGCTTGCGCAAAAATAAAGTGGGACTGCACAACACCGGATCCGGCAAAAGCCATTGATTCATCGGTTGTGAGCAAAGATCGTCCACTTTGTCCAATGACTAAATCGACCAAATCGCCAATCATGTCTTGACGTTTCAGCGTACGCGTATGCACGACACTCAAACGCGCCAGACCTTCCGAGCGAAGGCGCAGTTCAGGAATCCCCAAATGAAGCCGATCCAGCCGAATTGTCGGGACGCTTACTCCAAAACGTTGCGCCAGATCTTCATCGGTCTGCAAAGGATCTTCCCGAAGAGCTTCAGCTAATTTCCGTTGTCGCTCGACACGGTTTAGGCGAGCCATACGGCACCTCCACTTATGAACAAATAATATGACTATGTCATAAATATGACAATAAAAAGATTCCATGACTAAAAAAGCCATGGAATCAATAATTAGGCATCATGCTGAACAACAATGCGTCCGTTGTAATACCCACAATGTGGGCAAACATGATGAGGCAACCGGTCTTGATGGCAACGGGGACACTCAACCCACTGTGGAGCAGTGAGTTTCCACATGGAGCGTCTTTTGTGCGTACGCGACCGTGATAATTTCTTCTTTGGAACGGCCATCTGCTTCCTCCTCTATGCAAATCTTAAGCACTAGTGCTGCGATGGGGACGGGTCTTCCGGAAACTTAATCCGACTTAAAGCGGCCCACCGGTTGTCTGTCGGGGTTTCGCACTCACAAGAATCCGTATTGAGATTGGTCCCGCAGATTGGGCACAGTCCTTGACAGTCATCATGGCACACTGGCGCGTAAGGAATGGACACCCCAAAGGCGTCAGCAACGATATCATCTAGATAAATCTTATCGCCCTGAAAACGAAAAAAATCTTCATTGGGGTCACTGTTCCCGGCTTCTTCACGAAATTCTTCCGCTGCAGAAAACGGCACAGCCAAATCAAACGTTTCCAAACACCGTGAACACACGGCAGAAACGTGTCCAATTCCTTCCAATTCCACAATTAGGGCTCGCCCAATATTCCGCACTGTTACATCCATTTCCGCTACTCCACGCATCGGATAGGCGGACCGTTCTTGAACAACTTCCGGCCAGTCTTCGGACAAGTGCTGCGTTTCTTGGCGGCCTACCCATTTCTTGACGTCAGAAACTCGGATATGCATGCAACCCACCTCGCAAAACTCCAATGAATTATAGCCATTCCGTGCTTTATCTGTCAACTTACCTCGTTCACGACTTATGGTGCGCTGGTCGACTCACAAGCGTTTTTTGATCACGGCTTCCACGAACACCCAGACTGCAATGGCCGCAGCCGCAAAAAAGGTCAAGTCAACAATTGGGATATGCGCGATCTGTTGGAGATGATCCTGATGGACAACAAGAGCTGTCCCCAGAATCAGCGCGGCGAGCAACATACTCAATGCAATGCGATTCATTAATTTCTCCCAATGAGAGAGAATCTTTTCCAAGTTATTATCTTCTAAGATAATACGAAATTCTCCTTGACTTAAGGTAGTCATCACTTGCCGTAACCCTTGAGGTAATCCCGATCCCAATTCAACCCAGTCTTTCATGGCATCTAGGAGATGGTTTCCCCAGTCTGAGGGATTGAAGCGGGTCCATATCAGTTGCGGGGATAACTTTCGGCCAATTTCAACAAGCGATAACTGATCATCCAGTTGCCGCACGACACCGTCGGCTATTACCGCGGTACGCGCAAGCAAGGTATATTCGCTGGGAATTTTAATATGATATTTCTTGGCCACATGCAATAAATCGGCAATGGCCTGGCCAATGCGAAAATTTCGCAAATCCGTATCATAATATCGGCGACGCAAGACTTCCACATCGTAATAAAGGCTCTGCGTATTGATATTAGGCGGTGCCACTCCCATGGTTAATAAGGCATCCACGACCTTATCAGATTGTCCTTGGGTGAGTCCAATGACTAAATCCAAGGACCTTTTCCGCATAGTCGGAGAAAACATGCCAACAAGACCCCAATCAAGAAAAATTAGGTCCCCCTTTGGGGTCACATGCACATTGCCCGGATGAGGGTCCGCATGGAATAACCCTGCCACAAACACCTGACCATAAATAGCACGAATGTAACGTTCCGCAATATCTTTAAGATCCAAACCCATTTGCCGCAGGATGACGGTATCGGATATCTTTACGCCTTGTAATTCTTCCAAGACAAGTACATCAGGATGCGTCAAAGACAAGATGGGTTCCGGAACAAGATAATCTTTCGCATGATAGGTCTTGTGAGCCAAAGCCGTATAATGGGCTTCCATACTAAAGTCGAGTTCATTGCGTAATGCGGCAATCAATTCGCGCATGACATGACCCAAATCATATTGCTTCGCCCATTCGGTACGCTTTTCCGCTAAATCCGCTAAACTTTGTAAAATCGCAAAATCAGACTCACTGCGTTGAACAATTCCCGGTCTCCGTACTTTCACCACCACGTGACGTCCATCTTTTAATATTCCTTGATGCACCTGGCCAATAGACGCGGCGGCTAAAGGCACGGGATCCAAATACTCTAAAACATCAACAATGGGTACTCCCCATGCATTCTCGATAATCTGCCGAACTTCCTCAAATCCAAAGGGCGGGACATCGTCTTGCAAATGGGATAAGGCATCAATCAGAGAATCCGGCAATAGATCAGGACGGGTTGATGCTAATTGCCCGAGTTTGATATATGTGGGTCCTAAATCCGCTAAAACTAGTGGGATGCGTTCAGGCCAATTCGCCCCCGTTTTGGGTTGAAACTTGCCTAATAGTCTCGTTGACCACGACAAATACCGTGAGAGGCCGAGCCGATCCAGGACCATAACGAAGCCATGGCGGGCTAAGACTTCGGCAATCTCGCGTGTTCGGTGCCAATGGCGAGGTTTAATAGCCATGGGAATCTCCTTGTTCAAAAGTATCCCAGTGCATAATGCGTCCTTGATTCATCATAATGTGGCCCTTGGCGATTACCGTATCGATTTGGGTGTCTTTAATCAGCACCGCGTGAGCTATACTGCCAACTTTGAGTTGCCCAATATCGTTCTGTCCTAAAATTCGAGCCGGAGTCGATGTAATGGGTCTGATGCAGCGCTCCCAAGACCACCCGGTTTTCTTTTGCAATTTCACGACTTCATCAAATAAGGTGTGAGCGGATCCGATATCCATGCGTATAAGATGTCCTTGCTCGTCGAATACTGGAATAGAACCTTGCGCATCCGAACTAAATGAAATGTGTTCCCAGGGAACTCCTTGTTGTTGCAATATCACTGCGCTATCTGCCGCACTTAAGCCCTCGGGTTCACTGGCGGTCGGCACGATTCCAGTGGTCAAATCGCAGTAACCCCCCTGGTTTCCCCAGGTTACGGCATCGGCTAAAATGCGCGGATGCCGATTTAAATGCGTGGGCACAAATGTTGAAATCGGCAAATCGCCGATTTCCACTACACGAAATAAACTACGCAGTCCGCTCTTCCCCTCACCGACATGCAAATGCAATATTCCCGGTTTGCCAGCCAGTAACCCACCCACTCGGGCTTCGGACGCTAAATGAAGCAATTCTTGGTCACTCGGATGGCTTCCCCGGTGATCATTGATAGCAATTTCTCCAATACCAATAACCCGATCAATCAAAATAATGTCATCCCGCGCGGATCCGGTAATCGTTCGTGTAGGAATTTCATAAGCTCCTGTGTAAATCCAGGTGGATAATCCTTGGTCCCCTAGTGCTCGCGCTTTAGCCAGCAGGCCGGACACGGACCGGGTCGTGCCGTCTGTGCCTAATACTCCAACCACACTTGTGACACCGGCCCTAATCAGTTGGGATAAACGGATTTCCGGCGTGCGAAACAGCGGGCCTCCTTCCCCCCCTCCCCCGGCCATATGCACATGCATATCCACAAAACCTGGAATTAACATGCCCTCTGGCGCATCAATAATTGTCGGTGTGACCCATTCAGGCAACGTTAACTTAGGGCCTATGGCCGCTACGCGATCATGCAGCATAAGGACCTCGCCAGGACCCAGATCCTCCGGAGCATAAATCGCACCTGCCCGAATTAGCACAGCCGAAAGCTTCATTCCTTGTTACCGCTCCCTTTTTCGCCATGACCCAAGACTAATTCAATCTTCTTAGCAATTTCTTGGCTTTGTTGAATAACACTGCGTAATTTATGCAAATTCGCCTCTAATTCTTGGCTCAACTCATACTGGGCTTGCGTCAAAACCTGTGCAACGGTTTGTTGGGTGTTGGCCGATGTTTTAGGCTGAACACTTGCCTTTTTCGATTTTGCCGTCTGCCCCACATGGGAAGCACTCGATGCTTTCGATGTTTGAGAGGAAGCACTCCCCGAGGTTCCGGTGGTATTCGACCGGGTGGACGATGAACCTCCAGCACTAGAACTTCCAGACTGTGATGAAGAAGATTGTGCGGATTGCTGTGAGGTCCCTTGACTAGATGGCTGGGATTGACTGTTGGCAGATTGCTGAGAATTAGAATTGCCTCCATTTCCTTGTTGCATCCGCATCAATTCTTCTTGAATAATTTGCCGTACTTTGCCAAGAGGTGAACTTCCTCCGCTTTGACTGCCGGAGCTTGACTGTTGGTTAGACCCTCCTTGACTAGAAGAATTGGCTTGATTGGATGAACTGCCTTGATTCGATGACCCGCCTTGATTCGACGAACTTCCCTGATTCGATGCCCCACTTTGATTCGACGATGACGAATTTTGGGTATTTCCCTGGCCAGAACCCTGTGAATTGTTCTGCGACTGAATCTTTTGGAGTTCTTGACGAACGAGTTCACGCAAAGATTGCTCATTGTTACGGCTTTGCGTAGTTCCTTGTATGCCCATAACTACCCTCCTGATATCAAGATCTAGAGTAGTATGAGACAGCTTTTTCAACTTTATGCTGTGTTAGGTCGCCGATTGTTCAATATCGTGCAGAGCTTGGGTCAAATTCGTCACCGGATAAATTTTCATTTGGTAGCCCTTGCGCTTGGCCATCGCTTCCGCTTTGGCATAGTTAGCAGCAGGGCAGAGAAAAACGGTCGCCCCTGAACGATGAACGGTAATAACTTTTTGGGCAACTCCGCCAATAGGTTGGACCTGGCCCGACGGGGTAATTTCTCCAGTCCCAGCTATGATCCGACCCTTGGCCAAGTTTTTTCCTGTGATTTGGGAATAAATTTCTAGGGCAAACATCATCCCTGCGCTTGGGCCTCCAATCCCCTCACTATTAATCGTTACGGGCCTTGGAATCACAGGAACCTGCAATGCCGAAATCAGCACGCCGATGGCTGGGGCCGAGTCTTGAGGGATATGGGTAGTGCGAATGGGAACCATCAATGTTTGATGGTGCCGCTCAATAGTAAAT is a window encoding:
- a CDS encoding ABC1 kinase family protein — its product is MAIKPRHWHRTREIAEVLARHGFVMVLDRLGLSRYLSWSTRLLGKFQPKTGANWPERIPLVLADLGPTYIKLGQLASTRPDLLPDSLIDALSHLQDDVPPFGFEEVRQIIENAWGVPIVDVLEYLDPVPLAAASIGQVHQGILKDGRHVVVKVRRPGIVQRSESDFAILQSLADLAEKRTEWAKQYDLGHVMRELIAALRNELDFSMEAHYTALAHKTYHAKDYLVPEPILSLTHPDVLVLEELQGVKISDTVILRQMGLDLKDIAERYIRAIYGQVFVAGLFHADPHPGNVHVTPKGDLIFLDWGLVGMFSPTMRKRSLDLVIGLTQGQSDKVVDALLTMGVAPPNINTQSLYYDVEVLRRRYYDTDLRNFRIGQAIADLLHVAKKYHIKIPSEYTLLARTAVIADGVVRQLDDQLSLVEIGRKLSPQLIWTRFNPSDWGNHLLDAMKDWVELGSGLPQGLRQVMTTLSQGEFRIILEDNNLEKILSHWEKLMNRIALSMLLAALILGTALVVHQDHLQQIAHIPIVDLTFFAAAAIAVWVFVEAVIKKRL
- the iadA gene encoding beta-aspartyl-peptidase, whose product is MKLSAVLIRAGAIYAPEDLGPGEVLMLHDRVAAIGPKLTLPEWVTPTIIDAPEGMLIPGFVDMHVHMAGGGGEGGPLFRTPEIRLSQLIRAGVTSVVGVLGTDGTTRSVSGLLAKARALGDQGLSTWIYTGAYEIPTRTITGSARDDIILIDRVIGIGEIAINDHRGSHPSDQELLHLASEARVGGLLAGKPGILHLHVGEGKSGLRSLFRVVEIGDLPISTFVPTHLNRHPRILADAVTWGNQGGYCDLTTGIVPTASEPEGLSAADSAVILQQQGVPWEHISFSSDAQGSIPVFDEQGHLIRMDIGSAHTLFDEVVKLQKKTGWSWERCIRPITSTPARILGQNDIGQLKVGSIAHAVLIKDTQIDTVIAKGHIMMNQGRIMHWDTFEQGDSHGY